The sequence below is a genomic window from Streptosporangium lutulentum.
CGGGGCCGAACCGTCGCAGGACCGGCTGGTGGCCGACTTCGAGCGGCTCGGCGCCATCACCGCGCGGATGCACCGGCACGCGCGCGGCTGGTCGCGTCCGGCGGGATTCACCCGCTTCCACTGGGATTACGAGGCCGCCCTGGGGGCCGAGTCGCGATGGGGCCGCTGGCAGGACGGGATGGGGGTGGGGACCGAGGCGTCGGCCGTCCTGGATCGCCTGGACAAGGAGGTGCGCGAGCGGCTGCACGGGTTCGGCCGGGGTCCCGGCCGTTACGGCCTGATCCACGCCGACCTGCGGACGGCCAACCTGCTCGTGGTGGGCGACGAGCCGCCCAGCGTCATCGACTTCGACGACTGCGGCTTCGGCTGGTACCTCTACGATCTGGCCGCCGCCGTCAGCTTCATCGAGCACCACCCGCAGGTCCCCGAGATGGTCGCGTCATGGGTGCGGGGCTACCGGACCGTGCTTGACCTCCCGGTCGAGGACGAGGCCGAGATCTGGACGTTCGTCATGTTCCGCCGCCTGCTGCTGGTCGCCTGGATCGGCACCCACACCGGGGTGGAGATCGCCGCCGAGCTCGGCGCCGGCTACACCGAGGGCACCTGCGAGCTCGCCGAGCGCTATCTCGGCGGCCTGCTCCGCTGATCGCGCCTCGTGATCCCCGGCCCCGGTCTCCCGCCGTCCGTCGCGTTCCGTATTCTCCCGATCCCATTCTCCGGCTTCCCGCCCGGCGCCGTTTTCCCGGCCTCCCGCCGATCAATACACGGCCGTCCCCGGATATCCGATGAAAATTTTCCGCGGGCCGCGCGCCGGGCGACGGTCTGATCGATGAATTTCACCGGAGCGGGCCCTTCGCCGGGGCGCGGCTCCCATTTGGAGAATGAGATCTCAGTGTCTGCCTCAATACGCTTGGTTAGGTAAATGAATTGTTACTCAACCGGACATTAACCGTGGCCCCGCGGCACGCGAGTTTTCTCTCCCGCGGACGATCTCGCCGGACGGGTGGAGCACGGTTCAGGACGTCAGCGCGCGGCGGATGTCGTCGTCGTCCGGAGCCAGTTCCATCGCGCGGGTGAGGTCGGCCAGTGCCTCCTCGTCGCGTCCGGAGGCACGCAGCGCCATCGCGCGGTTGAAGAGCAGGGCGGGGTCCGCGCCCGGTTCGAGGGCGTGGGTGAAGTCGGAGACGGCGCCCTCGGGGTCACCCATCTCGAAGGCGAGCATCCCCCGGTTGGCCCAGGCCGCGGCCAGCGAGGGGGAGAGCTCCAGCGCCTGGTCGAAGGCGACCCGCGCCTTGCGGTGACGGCCCTCGGCCATCTCCACCTGACCGAGGGCGCACAGCAGGTACGGGTTGGCCGGATCCAGGGCGAGCCCGGCCTCCGCGTCCGCCCTGGCCTTGCCGTACTCCCCGAACGCGACCAGCAGTCCGGCTCGGTTGGCCAGCCCGTCCACGAACTCCGGGTCCAGCTCCAGCGCGTGGTCCAGATCGCTGAGCGCGCCCCGGTGGTCTCCGGTGGAGAAGCGGATCTCGGCCCGGTTGTAGAACGGCTCGGGGAAGGGCGGGCCGACCCGCATCGCGGTCTCGTAGTCGGCGGTCGCCTCGTCCAGGCGGCCCAGCCGGTGCAGCAGGTTGCCCCGGTCGATGTAGTAGTCGGGGTAGCCGGGGTCGGCGGCGATCACCGCGTTCAGGTCCTCCAGCGCCTCCTCCGGGCGGCCCAGCATGACGGTGAGCTGCGCCCTGTTGGCCAGCAGTACCAGCCGGTGGATCGGGTGCTCGCCGGGCAGCAGGTCGCGTTCGGCCAGCTCGACGGCCTCCTGGACCAGTTCGAGCGCCTTCGCGGGGCGGCCCAGCCGTACTTCCACGAGCGCCCGGCCGTTGAGGTCGAAACCCAGCTTGAACGCCCGCTCGCGCGGGTCGGGAAGCAGCGAGGAGATGGCGATGGCCTGGTTCACCCAGGCCAGCGCGGAGTTCGGGTCGCGCTGGACCGGATCGTGGTGGCGGACCTTCAGCATCCCGGTGGAGTAGGCGGCGGAGGCGTGGACGCTCGGGCAGACGCTTTCGCGCCTGGCCAGCTCGAACAGGGCCTCCGCCTCCTCCTCCCGGTTCAGGGAGCTCAACGCGGTCGCGGCGCTGTGCAGGAGGCGCCACCAGAGATCGGGGTCCGTGGCCGGGTCGGCGAGTCTCAGCGCGCGCCGGCCCAGCTCCACCACGGCGTCGTGGCAACCGGCCTCCAGGCACCACTCCACCGCGAACCTGTACGCCTCCAGCGCTTTGCGCGGGTCGCTGCCGTGCTCACGGTGGTAGGGAATCGCCCCGAGCCGCGCGCCGATCGTTCCTTCGCGTTCCAGTTCGTCGGCGCGGGCGTCATGCTCCTCCGCGCCGAGGGACTCTTCGGACACGGCCTGGCCGCCGGTCACCACGGTCAGCAGTTGCGGGCCGATCCGGCGTCTCAGCACCGTCAGGAGCTCAAGGTCGGTGGGGTCGGCCTCGTGGATGTTCTCGACGACCAGGGTCCGGGGACCGGTTTCGGTCAGGTATTCGAGGAGGAACTCGGCCAGCCCATTGGACAGGCGAAGCGTACGGCGCGGGGCGTGGACCAGGATCCGTTCCGCGCTGGGCAGATGCATGGCCGCCGACTGGCGCCGGGCGGGGATCAGCTCATGCGTGTCGGGCGACATGGCACGCAGCTCTATGTCGTACCGGGCGACCAGCTCCGGCCGGGCGGCGGGTACCAGGGCGGAGACGATCGCGCCTCCTGCGGTGTACGGCCCGCGCAGGCGCCGATTGGCGTCCACGGGAGGCAGTAAAAGGGCAGGAAGAGGTGGTTTCCCCGATGGGTGCGATCCCCGACTCACCGGTCTCCTTTACATCAAACTGTCAAATTATTCATGATATCAAGCTATCTCATGTTACAAGCCGGCGCCCATTGCTGGGCGCCGGTTCTGTGACTTCGATCTCAGCCGACGTGCTTAGGGCTGGCGGTGCCACTGAGTGCAACGGTGCCGGGCTTGTGAACAATGACTCGCTTCATTGAGGACCTCTCTCGTTAATAAGAACAATTTGCAAGTATTCGCAACAATTGCCCCGATTGACAAGTTTTATTTTTATCGTGGCCGGATCCGGACAAACTATGGACAAATCGCTTTGTTTCGGCAGGCCGCAGTAAGTTACGGATGGGGCTGCTGCTGGGTGATGCAATGGATGCCACCGCCGAGGGCGAAGATGCCACGGGCGTCCACCGATTCGACGGCCCGCCCGGGGAAGAGCCTGGTGAAGATCTCGGCCGTCGCGGCGTCGCGCGGGTCGTCGAAGGAGCAGAGCAGGACGAGACCGTTGGCCAGGTAGTGGTTGATGTAGGAGTAGTCGACGAGCTCTCCGCCGGCCTCCCGCGTCTCCGGGGCCATCAGCTCCACGACCTCCAGGGAGCGGCCCCGCGCGTCGGTGGACGACCGCAGGATCGCCAGGTTCTCCCGGGTGACCTCGTGGTCCGGATGGGCCGGATCGGGCTGGACGTGGCAGAGCACCAGGCCGGGACGGGCGAAGGAGGCGAGCAGGTCGACGTGGCCGCTCGTGCCGTACCTGCCGTAGTCGGCGGTGAGGCCGCGCGGCAACCAGATGATCTTCTCCGCGCCGATCCGCGCGCGCAGCTCGGTCTCGACCCGCTCCCTGGTCCAGCCGGGGTTGCGCTTCTCCCCGAGCTGGACGGTCTCGGTGACGATGACCGTGCCCTCGCCGTCCACGTGGATGCCGCCGCCCTCGTTGACCATCGCGGAGCGGAACCTGGTCGCCCCCGCCCGTTCCAGGACCGCCGCGGCGACCAGGTCGTCCTTGGCGTACGGGTGCCGGCCCCACCCGTTGAAGGTCCAGTCGACCCCCGCCAGCGCGCCCCGGCCGTCCACCAGGAAGGTCGGGCCGTTGTCCCGCATCCAGCAGTCGTCCAGCGGCTGCTCCACCGGTTCGACCCCGGGAGACAGCCATCGGGCGGCCGAGTCGCGCTCGCTCGGGTCGACCAGCATGGTGACCGGCTCGTAGCGGACGATCGTGTTGGCCACGTCGGACCAGGCGCGATAGGAGGCCTCAGGGTCGGCCAGCGCGTAACCGGCGACCGGCCAGGACATCCAGGTACGGGTGTGGGGATGCCACTCCGGCGGCATGAAGAACACGTTGGTGATCCTTTGAAGGGTGGGCGAGGTCCGGACGGTGGGGGGGAGGGCTCAAAGGAAGTACAGGCGGTTGAGCGAGACCGATTCGGCGGGACCCGAGTGGACGGGGTCGCCGTCGAGCGTGACCTGGCCGAGCGCGTCCACCTGGACGGACCCGAGCCGCGAGTTGCGCACCATGTCCGCCGGGCCGATGCCCCGGGTCCCGCGCACGCCGACGCGGCGCCGGCGGGTCGTCATGTGGTCGTCGCCCGCGGCCGCGGCGGCCCCGCTGACGAAGGCTACCGACAGATCGGCGGGGGTCGCGCCGTACGCGCCGAGCTGCGGGCCCAGCACCAGCGGCTCGCAGGTGTCGGTGGAGGCGTTGGGATCACCCGTCACACCGTAGGCGGGGAACCCGGCCTTCAGCACCAGTTGCGGCTTGGCGCCGAAGTGGTCCGGCCGCCACAGCACGATGTCGGCCAGTTTGCCCGGCTCCAGCGAGCCGACCTCGTGGGACAGGCCGTGCGCGATCGCGGGATTGACGGTCAGCTTGGCCAGGTAGCGCAGCACCCGTTCGTTGTCGTGGCCCTCGGGCGCGCCCCGCTCGCCCTTCATCTTCCCGGCCATCGCGAACGTACGGCGGACCGTCTCGCCCGCCCGGCCCATGCCCTGCGCGTCGGAGGAGGTGATGCCGATGACCCCGAGATCGTGCAGCACGTCCTCGGCGCCCATCGTGCCCGCCCGGATCCGGTCCGCGGCCAGCGCGGCGTCCCCCGGCAGGCCGGGATCGAGGCCGTGCACCGAGACGATCATCCCGTGGTGCTCGGCGACGGCGTCCCGGCCGAAGGGCAGCGTCGGGTTGGTGGAGGAGCCGATGACGTTGGCCACGCCGGCCAGCCTGAGCACGTCCGGCACGTGCCCGCCGCCGCAGCCTTCGATGTGGAAGGCGTGGATCGTCCTGCCCCCGAGGACCGCGAGGGTGTCCTCCACCGACAGGCACTCGTTCAGGCCGTCGGTGTGCAGCGCGACCTGCACGTCGTGCTCCTCGGCCACCCGCAGCGCGGTGTCCAGCGCGCGGGTGTGCGCGCCCATGTCCTCGTGCACCTTGAAGCCGCTCGCACCGCCCTCGACGAGCGCCTCGACCAGGGGCGCCGGATGGGACGACGAGCCTCGTGCCAGGAACCCGATGTTCACCGGCCAGGCGTCGAAGGCGTTGAACGCGTGCCGCAGCGCCCACGGCGAGTTCACCCCGACGCCCCAGACCGGCCCGAACTCCTGGCCGATGATCGTGGTGACGCCGGAGGCCAGGGACGCCTCCATGATGCGCGGGCTGAGCAGGTGAACGTGGGTGTCGATCGCTCCCGCCGTGGCGATGAGCCCCTCGCCGGACACGATCGTCGTCCCGGTGCCGACCACCACGTCCACGCCGTTCAGCGTGTCGGGGTTTCCCGCTCGCCCGACGGCGTGGATGCGTCCCTCGCGGATCCCGATCGACGCGGTCCGCACCCCCAGGATCGGATCGAGGATCAGCGCGTTGCTGATCACCAGGTCGCAGGTGTCTCTGACGGAGGCGGCCTTCAGATGCAGGCCGTCCCTGGCGGTCTTGCCGAACCCGGCGAGGAACTCCTCTCCCGGCCTCTGGGAGTCGTGCTCGACCTCGACCACCAGGCCGGAGTCGCCGAGCCTGACCCGATCCCCCCGGCGCGGCCCGTGAACGCTCACCGCTCACCCGCCGGGTCGTCGCCGGCGGGCCCGGCCGCCGCCGGGTCGTCGGCACTCGCGGTCCGGGCCGCCGGCTCGCTTCCCAGGTAGCCGCAGGCCCGGGCCTTCTCCATGGCCCGTTCGAAGGCGCCCGGCGCGTCCAGCGGGCCGTCGACCAGGCCGGCGAACCCGATCGCCACCCGCGCCCCGCCGATCGGGACCAGCCGGGCGACGCGACTCTCGCCCGGATCGAAGCGCAGGGTGGAACCCGCGGGAACGGCCAGGCGGCGCCCGTAGCCCAGGGCCCGGTCGAAGAGCAGCCGGGGGTTCGTCTCGAAGAAGTGGAAGTGCGAGGTGACGCTGATCGGCACGGTCGCCGTGTTGCGCACCTTCACCTCGATCGTGTCCTCCTCCGCCGCGAGCCGCGTCGCCCGCTCCCGCTCCCGATCCGCGGGCCGCGTCGTCTCGATCACCGCGCCGGGGGCCAGGTCTCCGAGCGATCCGCCGCCGAACGGCTCGGTGACGATCGCCAGCCGGGTGCCGTCGTCGAAGACCGCCTCGACCATCACCTCGGTGACGATGTCGGCCACCCCGGGCAGCACGTCGCCGGGGCCGAGCACGCTCCGGCCCGCCGCGATCGCCTCGGCCAGCCTGGCCCCGTCGCGGGCGGCCTCGCAGACCGTGTCGGCGATCAGGGCGGTGGCCTCCGGCACGTTCAGGCGCAGTCCCCGCGCGCTCCGGGCGCGGGCCAGCTCGGCCGCGGTGAACAGCAGCAGCCGGTCGCGCTCCGTAGGTGTCAGCCGCATGGACACCCCCCTTTTAGAACGATTTTCAAAGTTAGAGTAGCATTCTAAACGGGTACGGTATGGGGCATGACGGTGAAGCTGGAGCGCCCCGACGTGCGAGCCCACGTGCTGCGGGCGGCGCTGCTGGCGATCGACGAGGTGGGGCCCGACCGGCTGCGCGTGCGCGACATCGCCGAACGGGCCGGGATGAGCAGCGGTCATGTCATGTACTACTTCGGCAAGCGCGACCGGATCCTCGTCTCGACGCTGCTGCTCAGCGAGGACGAGCTGGCCGAGCGCCGGACCGCCGAGCTCGCGGCCGTGGCCGACCCGCGCGAGGCGGTCGGCCGCCTGGTGGAGCTGTACCTGCCCACCGGCGCGGGCGACGTCCGCTGGCGGCTGTGGGCCCAGGTCGTCGCCCGCCCGCCGCAGGACGAGGAGACGCTGGCCAGGATCGCCGGGTTCGTCGGCACCTGGGTGCGGGAGCTGGCCCGCATCGTGGCCCAGGGGGTGGGGGAGGGAGCGTTCCGGCCGGTGGACGATCCGGAGGACCACGCGCTGCGAATGTGCCGGATCATGGACAGCCTCGCGCACGACGTGCTCCTCGGGCTGCCCGGCTGCGACTCCGGATGGGCTCGCGAGCAGGCGATGCGGGCGATCCGGCGGGAGCTGCTGCCCTGACCGGCCGTCACCGCTCCCGCCCGGAGCGGTGACGGCCGGTCAGGCGGCGCGCTGCCTCAAGGCTGAGGTGATCTTGCGCAGCACGTCGGGTTTGTTGGTGATGATGCCGTCCACCCCGTAGGAGATCAGGCGGCGCATGATCTCCGGGGCGTCCACGGTCCAGGTGAAGATCTTCATGTGAAGCTCGTGGACGCGCTGGACGTACTCCGGGGTGAGATCGTTGTAGGGCGGGTTGACGTGGTCGGCGAATTCCGCGAGTTCCGGGAGTTCCGCGGTCGTCGGCGTGCCGAGCAGGCCGATCGGAACCTGGGGCAGGTCCTGGTGGAACGTTCGCATCGAGTCCCAGTCGAACGACTGCACGGTGAGTCGGCCGGGACGCAGCCACGAGGGGTTGCGCCGTAGTTCGTCGGCGATACGGGCCTCGACGCCCGGGTAGAGTTGCGGCGCCTTGACCTCCAGGAGCAGGCCGAGCGGGCTCGCGCTCATCGCGCGCAGCGCCTCTTGGAAGGTGGGCACCCGCTCACCTTTGTACTCCGGGGAGAACCACGAGCCCGCGTCCAGTTTCCGGATTTCCGCCAGCGTGAGGTCACCGACCCTCCAGGGGGCGCGACCGGGGAAGACCCCCTCGACGTCGGTGGTGCGGGCCAGCGTCGTGTCGTGCATCAGGACCAGCTTGTGGTCCTTCGTCTCCTGGACGTCGAGCTCGAACACGTCGGCGCGCTGTTCCCGCGCCAGATTGAAGGCCGCGACGGTGTTCTCCGGCGCGTACGCGGAGGCGCCACGGTGGGCGACGTTGGTGATCGACGGCGGCGGTGCGGCGACCGCCGTGGAGGCGAACACCGTCAGGGCCGCCAGCGTGGTCGTGATGATGAGGCCGAGTCGTCGGAACATTGGTCTCCTCTGTTTCGGGAGGGGGCCTATGGTTCGAACTTGACAGCCGCTCATGACGACGAGTTGATAGGAGAGTATCCCGTTGATGTCAGGCAGATGAGCAATCGACCCGTGCGCGGCGGGGCGTGTCCCGCCTCGGCAGGACGCCCGGGCCGCGCGCTACGCGGAGGGCGACGGTGACTTCGGGGTGAGATCGAGGTCGAACCGCACCTCGACCTCGTCGCCGAGCTTGAGCGCGCCGAAGAACGCCGAGTAGGGCTGGATCCCCCAGTGGGTCTGCACGATGGACGCCGAGCCGCGCGCATGGCCCTCGGCCAGCGAGCCCCGCAGCGTGACGGGCCGGGTGACGCCGACGATGGTGAGATCGCCTTCGACGCGGAACGCCTCCGCGGTCCCGTCGACCCGGGCCGACCGGAACGTGATCGTCGGATGGCGCTCGGTGTGAAGGACCTTCCTCCGGAGGTTCTTCTCGATCTCTTCGCGGTCGGAGCCGGTGAGCGGCCTGATGCCGCCGGTTCCCTCACGAACCTCGAAGGAGCCGGCGTCGACGTCGACGGTCACCGAGGATCCGGCCGGGTCGGCGAGATCGACCGTGGCCTCGCCGTGCCAGCGGGTGGCCTCGATGGTGAGGTCGTGACCGGCCTTCGCGCCCAGCCCGCTACGGGTCGTGTGGACGAGGAGCCGGCCGGACCCCGGTCCCAGTGTGTGCCTGCCGGAGGTGATGCTCACCGTTCCAGGCTAACCCCGCTCGTGGTGGCGCGCCGTCGGCCCGTGCGAAGCCGGCGCGCGGCGGACTCATCCGGCGCGCAGCGCCTCCAGCATCCGGGACAGGGCGGCCCGGGCGTCGTCCAGGTCCCCGGGGTTCGCCGATCCCGCCAGCCACAGTGCCGCCTCGTTCATCGCGCCCGACAGCAGGTGGGTCAGCGGCGCGACCGGCTGCGGGGCGATCGTCCCCTCCTCGATCAGGGCGGTGAGCGC
It includes:
- a CDS encoding tetratricopeptide repeat protein, which gives rise to MDANRRLRGPYTAGGAIVSALVPAARPELVARYDIELRAMSPDTHELIPARRQSAAMHLPSAERILVHAPRRTLRLSNGLAEFLLEYLTETGPRTLVVENIHEADPTDLELLTVLRRRIGPQLLTVVTGGQAVSEESLGAEEHDARADELEREGTIGARLGAIPYHREHGSDPRKALEAYRFAVEWCLEAGCHDAVVELGRRALRLADPATDPDLWWRLLHSAATALSSLNREEEAEALFELARRESVCPSVHASAAYSTGMLKVRHHDPVQRDPNSALAWVNQAIAISSLLPDPRERAFKLGFDLNGRALVEVRLGRPAKALELVQEAVELAERDLLPGEHPIHRLVLLANRAQLTVMLGRPEEALEDLNAVIAADPGYPDYYIDRGNLLHRLGRLDEATADYETAMRVGPPFPEPFYNRAEIRFSTGDHRGALSDLDHALELDPEFVDGLANRAGLLVAFGEYGKARADAEAGLALDPANPYLLCALGQVEMAEGRHRKARVAFDQALELSPSLAAAWANRGMLAFEMGDPEGAVSDFTHALEPGADPALLFNRAMALRASGRDEEALADLTRAMELAPDDDDIRRALTS
- a CDS encoding phosphotransferase enzyme family protein is translated as MRAHDLSAGGAVLARVHEAARTAVRMHDLPEAEITLINVSENATYRVDDPVTGKRAILRVHRLGYHSTRAILSELDWLEALREQAGVRTPRVLPAPDGSRVLTVPGAEPRDCVMFEFLPGAEPSQDRLVADFERLGAITARMHRHARGWSRPAGFTRFHWDYEAALGAESRWGRWQDGMGVGTEASAVLDRLDKEVRERLHGFGRGPGRYGLIHADLRTANLLVVGDEPPSVIDFDDCGFGWYLYDLAAAVSFIEHHPQVPEMVASWVRGYRTVLDLPVEDEAEIWTFVMFRRLLLVAWIGTHTGVEIAAELGAGYTEGTCELAERYLGGLLR
- the ureA gene encoding urease subunit gamma, producing MRLTPTERDRLLLFTAAELARARSARGLRLNVPEATALIADTVCEAARDGARLAEAIAAGRSVLGPGDVLPGVADIVTEVMVEAVFDDGTRLAIVTEPFGGGSLGDLAPGAVIETTRPADRERERATRLAAEEDTIEVKVRNTATVPISVTSHFHFFETNPRLLFDRALGYGRRLAVPAGSTLRFDPGESRVARLVPIGGARVAIGFAGLVDGPLDAPGAFERAMEKARACGYLGSEPAARTASADDPAAAGPAGDDPAGER
- a CDS encoding urease subunit alpha: MSVHGPRRGDRVRLGDSGLVVEVEHDSQRPGEEFLAGFGKTARDGLHLKAASVRDTCDLVISNALILDPILGVRTASIGIREGRIHAVGRAGNPDTLNGVDVVVGTGTTIVSGEGLIATAGAIDTHVHLLSPRIMEASLASGVTTIIGQEFGPVWGVGVNSPWALRHAFNAFDAWPVNIGFLARGSSSHPAPLVEALVEGGASGFKVHEDMGAHTRALDTALRVAEEHDVQVALHTDGLNECLSVEDTLAVLGGRTIHAFHIEGCGGGHVPDVLRLAGVANVIGSSTNPTLPFGRDAVAEHHGMIVSVHGLDPGLPGDAALAADRIRAGTMGAEDVLHDLGVIGITSSDAQGMGRAGETVRRTFAMAGKMKGERGAPEGHDNERVLRYLAKLTVNPAIAHGLSHEVGSLEPGKLADIVLWRPDHFGAKPQLVLKAGFPAYGVTGDPNASTDTCEPLVLGPQLGAYGATPADLSVAFVSGAAAAAGDDHMTTRRRRVGVRGTRGIGPADMVRNSRLGSVQVDALGQVTLDGDPVHSGPAESVSLNRLYFL
- a CDS encoding YceI family protein; amino-acid sequence: MSITSGRHTLGPGSGRLLVHTTRSGLGAKAGHDLTIEATRWHGEATVDLADPAGSSVTVDVDAGSFEVREGTGGIRPLTGSDREEIEKNLRRKVLHTERHPTITFRSARVDGTAEAFRVEGDLTIVGVTRPVTLRGSLAEGHARGSASIVQTHWGIQPYSAFFGALKLGDEVEVRFDLDLTPKSPSPSA
- a CDS encoding agmatine deiminase family protein, encoding MPPEWHPHTRTWMSWPVAGYALADPEASYRAWSDVANTIVRYEPVTMLVDPSERDSAARWLSPGVEPVEQPLDDCWMRDNGPTFLVDGRGALAGVDWTFNGWGRHPYAKDDLVAAAVLERAGATRFRSAMVNEGGGIHVDGEGTVIVTETVQLGEKRNPGWTRERVETELRARIGAEKIIWLPRGLTADYGRYGTSGHVDLLASFARPGLVLCHVQPDPAHPDHEVTRENLAILRSSTDARGRSLEVVELMAPETREAGGELVDYSYINHYLANGLVLLCSFDDPRDAATAEIFTRLFPGRAVESVDARGIFALGGGIHCITQQQPHP
- a CDS encoding glycerophosphodiester phosphodiesterase; the protein is MFRRLGLIITTTLAALTVFASTAVAAPPPSITNVAHRGASAYAPENTVAAFNLAREQRADVFELDVQETKDHKLVLMHDTTLARTTDVEGVFPGRAPWRVGDLTLAEIRKLDAGSWFSPEYKGERVPTFQEALRAMSASPLGLLLEVKAPQLYPGVEARIADELRRNPSWLRPGRLTVQSFDWDSMRTFHQDLPQVPIGLLGTPTTAELPELAEFADHVNPPYNDLTPEYVQRVHELHMKIFTWTVDAPEIMRRLISYGVDGIITNKPDVLRKITSALRQRAA
- a CDS encoding TetR/AcrR family transcriptional regulator, translated to MTVKLERPDVRAHVLRAALLAIDEVGPDRLRVRDIAERAGMSSGHVMYYFGKRDRILVSTLLLSEDELAERRTAELAAVADPREAVGRLVELYLPTGAGDVRWRLWAQVVARPPQDEETLARIAGFVGTWVRELARIVAQGVGEGAFRPVDDPEDHALRMCRIMDSLAHDVLLGLPGCDSGWAREQAMRAIRRELLP